The window aatttctTTTATACACAGGGCTCtagagttttgattttttgaggGCCCTAAATTTTTTATCTGTGCAAGAAAATGTCATAAATTTTTTGATTATGCACTCGGCCATATACGCTTTGTTCCGGGCCTGTATTCAACTGCATTTACTCTCCAGTGTATATTACAACAGGAGGTTCCATGCAAGTGTACACACTCACCTTAGGTTTCGTAAGATAGAAACGCGTGAATCGGTGAGAAGTGAGAACATGTAATTTTAGTCACACATCATACACATAAATTGCAAAGAAACTTGAACAAAATCCAAATAAAGCTCAATTCCCGGTACATGTGGGGTccaaattttctttaaaattaatttcCATTTTCATAAACATCTGTTTGGTGCGGCGTGGCGTTGCGCATGATATGGTTTCTCTAATATCCAATTTGATGAAAATTCCAAATTCCAAATGGAGTACCAGTAACTAACACGGTAAATCTATAAACTCCTTCATAGGTATGTTTTTCTTTGAAATAAtctacgttgcacggaagcttcatcggacgtccgcttcccgcttcggaatcggaatcggaatcggaatcggaaccttgtggaagcttacggaatctcgcttccaaaacgtttctaaaatattctctttaaaaacttgttggaagcttatgattccattttggaatcacgcttccgtttaaaaaataaatacaatgtatatcaataaaatataaaaccatagttttaatctatataaaataaaaaaaattaatagtaatgaatattgagttataaatatacaaatatcaaaaataatactataaattatctttatgcattgagatttttttattaaagatatagcacatattgaaaattacatgatttaaattaaaaataattaatataatatttttttgtaaacataatttatgtgtatttttacagttttaatataaaatcatttcaaaattattataaatgaataaatgttttatttcaaatttaaatcatataatttttagtcctaattttctaaaaaatttacatatatatatatatatatatatggatatacgtttccaacacgtacccgcttcctaatattttaaaaaatatcgcttctgcgcttccttacgcttccgcttccacgtacccgcttccgtttccatgtaacataggaaATAATCATAGATCATGGAAGGAAACCACTCATAATTgtcaaaactaaaactaaaactaaatgCGCTCTGTACTATTCTTATCTACCCTTGCattaagtttttaaaatgttatgcaTAATggcaaaagcaaaaaaaaaaaaaaatcataacttttgttgtataaaaaaaataaccgTTCTACTTCTGATTATGATTAGATTTAGAACGTTATAAAATTAAGCATAAAAACCGTAAAGTAAGCAaatttagtaacaaaaataaagaGTGGAGACATCTCCATCAAAACACTTAGCGCATTAATCATACTTAGATCTGAAGCTAACTAAAAAGACCCCACTTGTAATAAAAGCTGTATATCTAACATCACACCTATAAAGTCAAAGTGGTATTACTGTAAATACTCATATCTTTCAGTGGCATTTCACTAAGAAACTTCTCTTTTAATCAAACCTTTCCtctgtttctctcttttctctttcttcAAAGTTCGTGCACAGAAAACAATGAGAGGCCTCTCCATAAACTCCGGCGCGGCGGCGATTTTCGCGATCTTTGTAATCCTCGCCGTCCAGTACTTGTCCGTAGCCGCCGTTTCTTCTCAGTCCCTCGACTTCCCTCCGTTCGAGACAGAGTGCCGCGGTACCATCGCCGAGTGCTCGGTTTCCGCCGCCCTTGTAGAAGAAGGAGATCTCTTCTACGGCGGAGGAATGGGAGCTGAGTTCGAGATGGACTCGGAGATCAACCGGCGCATGTTAGCGACCAGGAGGTACATCAGCTACGGTGCGCTGAGGAGAAACACTGTTCCCTGCTCAAGACGCGGCGCGTCTTACTACAATTGCCGACGTGGCGCTCAGGCCAACCCTTACTCTCGCGGCTGCAGCGTCATCACTCGCTGCCGGCGATAAATATTGTAAACTGCAATTTCCTCgaaatttctttttatatataatttgtcaGAATTTTCGTAGCTCATTGCTTATTTCATACgcagttataaactatatatgtaaatttcTCTGGATAATATATGTTATCGATATGTAAAAATTTGGTACATAAAccaggaaaataaaatatggaaTAAATGAGATAATTTACATTGTAATCGATAGTATCAAGGCTGATAAAACGAATGTGTTGAGCTAATAATGTAGTTAATTGGAATATTGATAGGCAGTCTATACGTATTGTTTAATGATATATGTATTATAGCATCATGCATGTGATAGAGAAATACTATTTTATGAATATTGATGGAAAATAAAACGGACGATAATGTGATTTGGTTGGGAGCCAACTTCACTTGTATCCCTTTCGGCAAAGGCGCAAAGCTGCAGAGTCACACGTATCTTATAATAACTTTTGTTTTGTGAACACGTCAGAAAATAAATAGTATAAATAATCTATCATAGtccaaataaatataatgaaattattattaCTAAAATTTGTTGTCACGAGAACTCCAACGTATAAAC of the Brassica rapa cultivar Chiifu-401-42 chromosome A03, CAAS_Brap_v3.01, whole genome shotgun sequence genome contains:
- the LOC103859675 gene encoding rapid alkalinization factor 23 codes for the protein MRGLSINSGAAAIFAIFVILAVQYLSVAAVSSQSLDFPPFETECRGTIAECSVSAALVEEGDLFYGGGMGAEFEMDSEINRRMLATRRYISYGALRRNTVPCSRRGASYYNCRRGAQANPYSRGCSVITRCRR